The Helicobacter cetorum MIT 00-7128 region CTCGTTGGTTATTAGCGCCTTTATGTATTGCTCTATCGTTAGTTTTAGTTGTTCTAGGCTATGTTTTTATGAAAGAGTTATGGCACATGCTAAGCCATTTAAACACGATTAGCGAGACTGAATTGGTGCTATCTGCTTTAGGGTTGGTGGATTTGTTGTTTATGGCGGGACTTGTTCTAATGGTTCTATTGGCGAGTTATGAAAGCTTTATTTCAAAATTAGACAAAGTGGATACGAGTGAAATCACTTGGTTGGAGCATACAGATTTTAACGCTTTGAAATTAAAAGTTTCACTTTCTATTGTGGCTATTTCGGCTATTTTCTTATTGAAAAAATACATGACCTTAGATGATGTTTTGGCAAAAATTCCTGCCAACACGCCCCTATCGCATAATCCTGTTTTTTGGCAAGTGGTGATTCACTTAGTGTTTGTATGCTCGGCACTTTTAGCAGCCATTACAGATAAAATCGCCTTTTCACATAAGAAAGGGCATTGAACTCACTAATTGGCTATAATGTAGATATGAATTTTTTAAAAGTTTTAAAACATGATGCTTTAGAGCAAGTAGGAAGTGTTGTTATAGGAAATTTCTTCGTAACGCTTGCTGTTTTAATGATTTGTTTTTTCTCTCAAAATGCTGAAGCAACGAATATGCTCACTTTGAGCCATTCAATGCTTTTTGGTTTTCTGTGGGCGGTATTCATTGCCATTATTATGGGTGTGATTAAAAATCTCAATGCCAAGCTTTTTTCTAAAAGGGGGGTTTTAAGCTTTTCTTTGCCTATTAGCTTGGAATCTTTATTGCTCCCTAAGATTTTACTTCCTATAGGGTTCTTTATTTTAAGTTTGCTATGGTTTGTTTTAAGCGTGCGTTTGGGTTATTATCTCTTTGCTAACGCACAATCTAGCGTGCTGTTTGGTTTGTCTAGCATATTAAAATCCTACATTCTAAATTTTTCTAAAATCATGGGTATCGTGCTGTTTTTGGGGCTTATTTTAATGAAATTTTTGTTTGTTTTGAGCGTGCTAAACACGAATAAAATCAAAAAAGCCCGCTTTTTACTAGGGGGGTTATTATTTATTCTTGTGGGGGTTATTTTGGAAATGGCGTTTAATGCGTTTTTGCCCTTAATGAGTTCAAGCTTGAGCATGAATGAGGGGTTTTATTATTTCTTGCAACAACAAGAATTAGAAGAAGAAAAATACTATCTCTTATGGGGGGTGGATTTTTTAAAAATCCTTTCATTGTATTTAGTAAGCCGCTATTTACTCGCACATAAATTAGAATTAGATTAAGAAAAGCGGTATTTAAAGTATGCATCAGTGAGCAAGCAATCTTTAGTTTTTATTAAGCTAGGATAAAAGCCGTGTTGATAGCCTAACTCAAAAAGCTTGTCTATGGCTAAAATTTGGGTTTCACTTAGGCGGGTTGAGGTCTCATTGGCATACAAGCTTAGATAGGTTTGCAATTGCTCCTTACTTACCCGAACTAAAGAGCGTTCTATGAGCATTTCAGAGAGTAAATCTTGGTGTTTTAAGGCTACTTCAATGGCTTGAATCAAAGCCTTTTTAATCAAAATCGCACGATATAGTGGAATAGAGCGTCTAATCGCCATGCCCCCTAAAGGCAAAGGTAAATCAACTTTAACAAATTCTTTCCAAATATCCCATAATTCTTTTTCCACTTCTAGTTCGTTATGAAAATCTAAGATATTTTCATGGATTAACACTCCTGCATGCACCTTTCCTTCAAGCACCGCTTTTTCAATGTCTAAGAAATTCATATAGGTAATGCGGGCGTGTTTATAATAGAGCTTGAATAATAGGGCGTTTGTGGTATGCTCTCCACTTAAAGCAACTCTAAAATCTCTTTTTAATCTCACGCCTTTTTTTTTCACCAATTTGGGTCCATAGCCATTTCCAAAGCTAGTCGCTGTTGGGAGCAAGGCATAATCATTAGCAATTTTAGGATACAGCCCAAAGCTAATCGCACTCACATCATAAGTGTTTTTCAAAGCTTCTTGGTTTAAGGTTTCAATATCTAGGGCAGTATTTTGAAAACTTTTATGCTTAATGGGGCAATCTATCCAGCCAAACTTAATGGCATAATACATAAAAATATCATCAGCATCAGGGCTATGAGCGATACTAATCAAAGCAATTTCCTTTAAATAGGGTAAGTTCTTTTATTATAATAGATTTTAGGCTAGGATTTGATAGAATAAGCAAATCAAATTTAATTAAGGCGACTTTATGGCGATAGATGAAGACAAACAAAAAGCGATTTCTTTAGCGATTAAACAAATTGATAAGGTTTTTGGTAAGGGCGCATTGGTGCGTCTTGGGGATAAGCAAGTAGAAAAGATTGATGCTATTTCTACCGGCTCATTAGGATTAGATTTAGCTTTAGGGATTGGGGGAATTCCAAAGGGTAGAATTATTGAAGTGTATGGGCCAGAATCAAGCGGAAAGACTACTTTGAGCTTACATATCATTGCAGAATGCCAAAAAAATGGGGGCGTGTGTGCGTTTATTGACGCTGAGCATGCCCTAGATGTGCATTATGCGAAGAGACTTGGCGTAGATATTGAAAATTTGCTAGTCTCTCAACCAGATACAGGCGAGCAAGCCCTAGAAATTTTAGAGACTATCACTAGAAGTGGGGCGATTGATTTAGTGGTAGTGGATTCTGTAGCTGCACTTACGCCTAAAGCAGAGATTGATGGGGATATGGGAGACCAGCATGTGGGCTTACAAGCAAGGCTTATGAGTCATGCATTAAGAAAAATCACCGGCGTGTTACACAAAATGAATACCACACTAATTTTTATCAATCAAATTAGAATGAAAATTGGCATGATGGGTTATGGAAGCCCAGAGACTACAACAGGGGGGAATGCCTTAAAATTTTATGCGAGTGTGAGAATTGATATCAGAAGAATTGCCGCTTTAAAACAAAACGAACAGCATATTGGTAATAGAGCGAAAGCCAAAGTGGTAAAAAATAAAGTCGCTCCGCCTTTTAGAGAAGCGGAATTTGACATTATGTTTGGGGAAGGGATTTCTAAAGAAGGCGAAATTATTGATTATGGCGTGAAACTAGATATTGTGGATAAGAGTGGGGCATGGCTAAGCTATCAAGATAAAAAGCTAGGGCAGGGTAGAGAAAACGCTAAGGCTTTATTGAAAGAAGATAAAGCCCTAGCGAATGAAATCATTCTTAAGATTAAAGAGAGTATTGGCACTACTGAAGAGATTATGCCCTTACCTGATGAGCCCCTAGATGAAATGGC contains the following coding sequences:
- a CDS encoding TIGR00645 family protein translates to MIERLVERILFATRWLLAPLCIALSLVLVVLGYVFMKELWHMLSHLNTISETELVLSALGLVDLLFMAGLVLMVLLASYESFISKLDKVDTSEITWLEHTDFNALKLKVSLSIVAISAIFLLKKYMTLDDVLAKIPANTPLSHNPVFWQVVIHLVFVCSALLAAITDKIAFSHKKGH
- a CDS encoding menaquinone biosynthesis family protein; the protein is MISIAHSPDADDIFMYYAIKFGWIDCPIKHKSFQNTALDIETLNQEALKNTYDVSAISFGLYPKIANDYALLPTATSFGNGYGPKLVKKKGVRLKRDFRVALSGEHTTNALLFKLYYKHARITYMNFLDIEKAVLEGKVHAGVLIHENILDFHNELEVEKELWDIWKEFVKVDLPLPLGGMAIRRSIPLYRAILIKKALIQAIEVALKHQDLLSEMLIERSLVRVSKEQLQTYLSLYANETSTRLSETQILAIDKLFELGYQHGFYPSLIKTKDCLLTDAYFKYRFS
- the recA gene encoding recombinase RecA, which translates into the protein MAIDEDKQKAISLAIKQIDKVFGKGALVRLGDKQVEKIDAISTGSLGLDLALGIGGIPKGRIIEVYGPESSGKTTLSLHIIAECQKNGGVCAFIDAEHALDVHYAKRLGVDIENLLVSQPDTGEQALEILETITRSGAIDLVVVDSVAALTPKAEIDGDMGDQHVGLQARLMSHALRKITGVLHKMNTTLIFINQIRMKIGMMGYGSPETTTGGNALKFYASVRIDIRRIAALKQNEQHIGNRAKAKVVKNKVAPPFREAEFDIMFGEGISKEGEIIDYGVKLDIVDKSGAWLSYQDKKLGQGRENAKALLKEDKALANEIILKIKESIGTTEEIMPLPDEPLDEMA